Genomic window (Cellulosilyticum lentocellum DSM 5427):
TGAATTTGGTACAGATCTTGCTTTAGATATAGCTGAAAAATCTTTATCTGCCATTCTTTTACTAGTTAAATCAGACATCAAGGAGCAAGTACAAGATAAAGTTTCTGTTACAGGTGCATTTGTAGTAGGAAAGCCTATTAATCGCCAAGTCTTATTGCAAACAATACCGTTTGTATTAAATTCAAAACAAATCATTGCTACTTTACGTGAACAAAACCAAGCACTTAAACGTAAGGTGGATGATGTAAAAGTCATTGAACGTGCCAAGTTTTGTCTTATCAAATACCTAGGTCTAGATGAAAA
Coding sequences:
- a CDS encoding ANTAR domain-containing response regulator encodes the protein MEKVLIISTQKESSDTLFDIIKPLDFSSYDYAASGGEARRKFDYMDFDLTIINTPLSDEFGTDLALDIAEKSLSAILLLVKSDIKEQVQDKVSVTGAFVVGKPINRQVLLQTIPFVLNSKQIIATLREQNQALKRKVDDVKVIERAKFCLIKYLGLDEKQAHRYIQKQAMDMRIAPRAVADNILKTYEI